The Marivirga salinae DNA window CAAAGATTCGACTAGAACTAGATTTCAAGATGGTGGATATGAATTGACATTAGAAGGTGGTGGAGAATATCAAATAAAAATCCTATCTCAAGATTATCAAAATATTCAAGAAACATTCATTGTAGAAATTCCTGAAGGAACTTATGAACATGAAATCAGAAAAGATTATGAAATGAAAAAGGCTTTTAAGCCTTATATAATTTCAGGAATAGTATTGGACGAAAAAACGCAAGAACCTTTAGAAGCGGAATTAACTTTTGAAATCCAAGATACAACTCTGACAAAAACAAAAAGTAATAAAGACGGTACCTTTGAAGTGTCAATACCCAAAGCAGGTGAACTTATCATAAGGGGTAAAAAAATTAACTATCTCAACCTTGAAGATGAAGTTCTTATAGCAGACAATCAGGATTTTACTCAATACAATAAGCAATTATTAATGTCCCCAATAGAAGTCGGCAAAACTGTCATTATTGATAATATCTATTTTAATTTTGACAAAACATCTCTAAAAGAAGCATCATTCCCAGAATTGGATAGATTAACTGATTTGATGACACAAAATCCTGGTATCAAAATTGAAATAATAGGTCATACAGACAGCAAAGGGAGTGATGATTATAATCTAACCTTAAGTGAAGGTAGAGCTCAAGCCGTTATGCAATATCTTTTAGACAAAGGAATTTCAGCAGAAAGAATGAAGGCAAAAGGATTAGGAGAAACCTCCCCTATCAGCAGCAATGATACCGAAGCAGGAAGAGCAGAAAACAGACGGGTAGAATTTACAATTGTGGAGAAATAATTACTGATGATTTTAACTTTATTCGTTTTGATACCAGTCAGGTCAACAAGATAGTAAATTGTAGATACAAGGGATGCTTGTATCTACAATTTATAATCTATTTCAATCCAGATTCCTTAATTTTCTCTGCTATTCTTTTAGATAAACCTTCCGTTGCTTGCATTAAAGGCATTCTTACATAATTACCGCATACACCTTGCTGGCGTAATGCTTCTTTTGCTCCTACCGGATTGCTTTCCTCATACATTAGAGAATTAACTCTCAATAATTTGAAAAGGCTTTCATTTGATTTGGCAAAATCTCCTTTCAAAGCATTCTGCACCATTTCCGCAAACACTTCAGGAAATGGATTTGCTAAAACTGAAATCACCCCTACTGCTCCTAATGTAATCATAGCATTAGTCAATAAATCATCACCGGATATCAATAAGAATTCCTTAGGCTTTCCAGCCATGATTTCCATGCACTGTCCTAAATCACCAGAAGCTTCTTTTATGCCAATAATATTTTCATGCTGTGCCAATCTCAAAGTGGTTTCAGCTTTTATATTGGAAGCAGTTCTTCCAGGAACATTATATAAAATTACAGGAACTGGTGAAGCTTCTGCGATTTTTACAAAATGCTGATAAATCCCCTCCTGAGAAGGTTTATTATAATGAGGAGATGCTGATAAGATAGCATCTACTCCAGATAAATCAATCTGACCTATAAAATCAATGACAGCTTGTGTATTATTTCCACCCGCTCCAAAAACTATAGGTAAGTTTTTAGGATTATGCGTTTTTACAAGAGCTAAAATCTCTTGCTTTTCTTTTAAAGTTGTAGTGGCTGATTCACCTGTAGTTCCTTGCACCACAAAGTAATCTGCTCCTTTGGCAGTGTGTATCAATAGCTTTTCTAAAGCTTCCCTATCTACTGTTAAATCTTCTTTAAATGGGGTGATTAACGCAGGTCCCACCCCCTTAAATTTCTTAGTTGTTTCCTGAAATTTTTCTGACATAATGAATAATCTCTTCTGTTAAAATATTGGTGTCTCCACTTTCTCTTGGCTTTATCATCAATTCAAAAAATGAGGCTTCTGTTTCAGTGGGCTGATAGGCTCCGATTCTTGCATCGGTTTTTGAATGCACTAACAAATATTGCATATACAAGTTTAGCGAATCATCTAAGCAAAATAAATATTCCAACTTTTGGTTCAAAAAGCTTTGGAAATAAGGATTGTCAATTTTCCCAAAGAAACCGAAATCACTATCTTCAAAAAAATCAAAATAGAATTCAAAATTTTGCGTGTCTTTGGGTTTGTATGCTAGAGTAATTACCTCTATCCCATCAGCTTTTAGTGTTTTGATGAATTTCTTGACTGCCTCATGCTTTTTTAAATCATCGAAGGAAAAAATAACTCCTACTTTTTTGAGCTTACTATATGGATAAGCCTGATGTAAAAATTTACTTTTCTTCTGCCCTCTTCTTACTTTATATAATAGAATTTTGTGTTTAATCACTGTTTAATTTTCTTTTATCAGGCTACGAAATTCATTTTCATCGATGATTTTCACTCCTAGTTTTTCTGCTTTTTGCCTTTTGGCAGGGCCCATATTTTCTCCAGCCACTAATATATCTACTTTTCCTGAAATAGCCGAAACTACTTTTCCACCATATTGCTTAATTACTTGCTTAATTTCATCTCTTCCGTAATGCTCAAATACTCCTGAAACCACCAAAGACTTGCCTTCCAGCGCATTACCTTTTTGCTCAACTACAGTTTCTTTGATCTCAAATTGAAGGCCCGCTGATTTCAAACGCTCAATCAATTCAATAGTATCTTTATCCTGAAAATATTCCACTACGCTTTGGGCAATTCGTTCGCCAATTTCAGGAACTTCTATCAATTCTTCAAAGGAAGCTTTCGACAAATTATCAATATTTTTAAAATGAGCTGCTAATTTCTCGGCTACCGTTTTTCCAACAAAGCGGATACCCAATCCGAATAAGATGTTTTCAAATGGGATTTGCTTTGAGTCTTCAATTCCTTTTAAAAGATTTTTACTACTTAACTCTTTAAAGCCTTCTAGCTCAAAAACCTCCTCATAAGTCAAATCATAAAGATCCGCTACATTATTTACCAATCCTTTTTCATACAACATATGAATGGTGCGCTCGCCCATGGAATCAATATCAGCGGCTTTTCGCTGAATATAATGTTCTATGGATCCTTTAATTTGTGGAGGGCATCCCTTTTTATTGGGGCAATAATGAACAGCTTCTCCTTCAGCCCTTACTAATTCTGTTCCGCATTCGGGACAGTTTTTGAGATATTCCACCTCAGAACTTCCCAAATCTCTTTTGGTCAAATCTACTCCAGTAATTTTCGGAATAATTTCGCCTCCTTTTTCCACATGAACTGTATCACCTACCCTTAAGTCCAGTCGAGCAATTTCATTGGCATTATGCAATGAAGCTCGTTTCACGGTCGTTCCAGCCAAAGAAACAGGTTCTAAATTGGCGACTGGGGTAACTGCGCCTGTTCTTCCAACCTGATAGGTAATCTCTTTTAAAACAGTAGTGGAGCTTTCTGCTTTGTATTTATAAGCAATCGCCCATCTCGGACTTTTTGCTGTAAAACCTAATTGTTCTTGCTGAGCTAGGCTATTGACTTTTATCACAATACCATCTGTATCAACCGGCAAGGAATGTCTTTTTTCCTCCCACTCATTGATGAAATCAAATACCTCATTGATGTTTTGACACTTTTTGTAATTTTGAGAAACATTAAAACCAAATTTCTCCAATTGTTTTATTCCTTCTTCATGGGAATCTATAGGCAAATCTTCACCAGCATAGGAATATAAATAGCAGTCCAATTTCCTTTTGGCAACAACTCCTGAATCCTGCATTTTCAATGTTCCAGAGGCTGCATTTCTAGGGTTTGCCAAAAGGGCTTCACCATTTTCTTCTCGCTCTCTATTAATTTCATTAAAAGCTTCTCTTGGCAAAAAGACCTCACCTCTAGCTTCAAAATATTCAGGGAATTCTGTGCCTCTCACTTTCAGAGGAATAGTACGGATGGTTTTAGCATTATTGGTAATATCATCTCCTTTAGTCCCATCTCCCCGAGTTACTCCTCTTATTAATTTACCGTTTTCATAATGCAAACTGATGGCTACACCATCAAATTTAAGCTCACAGAAATATTCATACTCTTCATCCCCCAATCCTCTTTTTACTCTACCATCAAAATCATCCAACTCTTCTTTGGAATAAGTATTGCCCAAAGAAAGCATGGGGATTTTATGCTCAACCGTTTCGAAATTTTTAGTGATATCGCCACCCACTCGCTGACTAGGGGAATCGGAAGTTTTCAAGTCAGGAAATTGCTCTTCCAACTCAATGAGCTCTTTTAGCATCATATCAAACTCATAATCAGAAATTTCAGAAACACTTTCCTGATAGTATTTATAATTATAATAATGAAGCTTTTCACTTAACTCCTGAATTTTTTGTTCGGCTGCTTTTTTATCCATTTTACTTCTGAAGGCTTAAATCACAAATCTAATGAATTGCCTATTTGTTTGGCTAAAAAGTGACTAAAATTTGATATTGGGAAGAAAGGTTCTCAGACTTGGCTCGGTGCGTCATTCCCACGAAGGTGGGAATCTATTGATTTTAACCAAAGGTTAAAATATTAACTTCGCTGGATATCAGTTTACTTATTTGAGTATTTTATATCCATTATTTCTTGGCTAAAATAATTAAAACTTCGTTTTAATAAGACAAGATTCCCACCTTCGTGGGAATGACGCACGGAACAGCTGGTATCAAAACGATTACTAAATTATAAATCAATTATCAGCATATCGAAAAATCAGTATATCAAAAAATTAGCACATCTACAACTTGTCAACAAGCCAACTTGAAAACCTGCCAACCTAATTACTACCACTCAACCTCTTCTCTTTCCTTTAAATCCATTTCAAGCTTTCACTTTAAGAAAACCTTCCTATTTTAGAGATTGAATTAATTTTATAGAATATGAAAAACCTATTATTTATACTTTGTTTTATTAGTACGAGCTTAGTTTTCGCTCAAAAAGAAATTACCGTTTCCGATATATATGAAAAAGGTACCTTCCGGCAAGAGTCCGTTTACAATGTCAATTGGATGAATGACGGAAAGTACTATTCTGCATTGGATGACAATAAAGTCCAGAAAATTGATGTGGAGAATGGAGAAGTCGTGGAAACTTTAGTTGATGGAAACGAACTGGATCCTGAACTAAATATCAATAGCTATTCCTTCAGTAAAGATGAGCAGAAATTATTGCTTGCGACTGATGTGAATTATATCTACAGACGATCATTCACAGCTCAGTATTATGTATATAATTTGGAAGATAAGAGTTTAAAGCCTTTATCTGAAAACCCTCAAATGTTTGCTACTTTCTCGCCTGATGCTAAAAAAGTGGCGTATGTATATGAAAACAATATTTACATCTTCGATTTAGCATCTGGAAATACCACTCAGGTAACCTCTGATGGTAAAATCAATGAAATCATCAATGGTGGTTCTGATTGGGTTTATGAAGAAGAATTTTACATTACTAAAACTTTTTATTGGTCACCTGACAGCAAAAAACTGGCTTTCTATACAATGGACGAAAGTCATGTGAAAGAATACACCTTACAGAAATGGAATGACGGAGAGTTGTATCCTGAAAACTATGTCTACAAATACCCAAAAGCTGGAGAGGAAAATTCTTACGTATGGATTTCAGTTTATGATTTAGCTTCTGAAGAAACTGTGAAAATGGACATTGGTGAAGAGAAAGACCAATATATCCCTAGAGTTCAGTGGACAAAAGATTCCAATCTATTGAGCATTATCAGAATGAATAGAAGACAGAACATTTTGGAAATTTTACATGCT harbors:
- the dapA gene encoding 4-hydroxy-tetrahydrodipicolinate synthase, yielding MSEKFQETTKKFKGVGPALITPFKEDLTVDREALEKLLIHTAKGADYFVVQGTTGESATTTLKEKQEILALVKTHNPKNLPIVFGAGGNNTQAVIDFIGQIDLSGVDAILSASPHYNKPSQEGIYQHFVKIAEASPVPVILYNVPGRTASNIKAETTLRLAQHENIIGIKEASGDLGQCMEIMAGKPKEFLLISGDDLLTNAMITLGAVGVISVLANPFPEVFAEMVQNALKGDFAKSNESLFKLLRVNSLMYEESNPVGAKEALRQQGVCGNYVRMPLMQATEGLSKRIAEKIKESGLK
- a CDS encoding DUF6913 domain-containing protein, whose product is MIKHKILLYKVRRGQKKSKFLHQAYPYSKLKKVGVIFSFDDLKKHEAVKKFIKTLKADGIEVITLAYKPKDTQNFEFYFDFFEDSDFGFFGKIDNPYFQSFLNQKLEYLFCLDDSLNLYMQYLLVHSKTDARIGAYQPTETEASFFELMIKPRESGDTNILTEEIIHYVRKISGNN
- the ligA gene encoding NAD-dependent DNA ligase LigA produces the protein MDKKAAEQKIQELSEKLHYYNYKYYQESVSEISDYEFDMMLKELIELEEQFPDLKTSDSPSQRVGGDITKNFETVEHKIPMLSLGNTYSKEELDDFDGRVKRGLGDEEYEYFCELKFDGVAISLHYENGKLIRGVTRGDGTKGDDITNNAKTIRTIPLKVRGTEFPEYFEARGEVFLPREAFNEINREREENGEALLANPRNAASGTLKMQDSGVVAKRKLDCYLYSYAGEDLPIDSHEEGIKQLEKFGFNVSQNYKKCQNINEVFDFINEWEEKRHSLPVDTDGIVIKVNSLAQQEQLGFTAKSPRWAIAYKYKAESSTTVLKEITYQVGRTGAVTPVANLEPVSLAGTTVKRASLHNANEIARLDLRVGDTVHVEKGGEIIPKITGVDLTKRDLGSSEVEYLKNCPECGTELVRAEGEAVHYCPNKKGCPPQIKGSIEHYIQRKAADIDSMGERTIHMLYEKGLVNNVADLYDLTYEEVFELEGFKELSSKNLLKGIEDSKQIPFENILFGLGIRFVGKTVAEKLAAHFKNIDNLSKASFEELIEVPEIGERIAQSVVEYFQDKDTIELIERLKSAGLQFEIKETVVEQKGNALEGKSLVVSGVFEHYGRDEIKQVIKQYGGKVVSAISGKVDILVAGENMGPAKRQKAEKLGVKIIDENEFRSLIKEN